In Chitinophagales bacterium, one DNA window encodes the following:
- a CDS encoding M28 family peptidase, with translation MTFSRSVFPIFTVITLLLACASCNHPKAPLQQQDTTKEASIKNITVPDFNADSAYAFIAKQVSFGPRIPGTTAQNKCAQWITEKVKQYTANVMVQDVEVTLYNQQKMPCKNIIASFNPDVPKRVLLFAHWDTRPWSDRDSILKNKSFDGADDGGSGVAVLMEIARLMSRQTPYAGIDIAFFDVEDYGPPLSEETKANEENAYALGTQYWAAHPHVANYRAYYGVLLDMVGARNAVFPMEGFSMDKAPSIEQKIWNTAQSLGYGKFFINDRANAVTDDHSYVNQNNGTPSVDIIYLDKFSPTGFAPHWHTQKDNMEIIDKNTLKAVGQTLLQVIYSETPEF, from the coding sequence ATGACTTTCAGCAGATCTGTCTTCCCGATATTCACAGTTATCACCCTCTTGTTAGCCTGTGCTTCCTGCAATCATCCCAAAGCACCCCTGCAACAGCAGGATACTACAAAGGAGGCATCAATAAAGAATATCACTGTTCCTGATTTTAATGCCGATTCGGCATATGCTTTTATTGCAAAACAGGTTTCCTTCGGACCTCGGATACCGGGCACCACAGCACAAAATAAATGCGCTCAGTGGATCACTGAAAAAGTAAAGCAGTACACGGCTAATGTAATGGTGCAGGACGTTGAAGTAACGCTTTACAACCAGCAGAAAATGCCCTGTAAAAACATTATTGCGTCCTTTAATCCTGATGTACCCAAACGCGTTTTACTTTTTGCTCATTGGGATACGCGCCCATGGAGTGACCGTGACAGCATACTTAAAAATAAATCTTTTGATGGTGCCGACGACGGTGGCAGCGGTGTAGCAGTTTTAATGGAGATAGCAAGATTGATGAGCAGGCAAACACCCTATGCAGGTATTGATATCGCGTTTTTTGATGTGGAAGATTATGGACCTCCGCTATCGGAAGAAACAAAAGCCAATGAGGAAAATGCTTATGCCCTTGGAACTCAATACTGGGCTGCTCATCCTCATGTTGCTAACTACCGGGCTTACTATGGTGTTTTACTGGATATGGTTGGTGCAAGAAATGCCGTATTTCCAATGGAAGGGTTCTCTATGGATAAGGCACCCTCCATAGAACAAAAAATATGGAACACTGCTCAATCTCTTGGATATGGAAAATTTTTTATTAATGACAGAGCAAATGCTGTAACCGATGACCATTCCTATGTAAATCAAAATAATGGAACGCCTTCCGTTGACATTATTTACCTCGATAAATTTTCACCTACCGGCTTTGCTCCCCATTGGCATACCCAAAAAGATAATATGGAGATTATTGATAAAAATACCCTAAAGGCTGTCGGGCAAACACTGTTGCAGGTTATTTATTCTGAAACTCCTGAGTTTTAG
- a CDS encoding ABC transporter permease, protein MNKILLIIRREYLSRVRKRVFIITTLLAPLILASFTILPVYLASVSMETENIAVLDKSEIFTGKLHDHDKIKFSYLNESNDSLQKHYEEKGYTGILYIPAEFNIDHPANAEYYSHNQLGLLTEGAIADEMNGVLKKLRLEKANVPPELLENIDKSEVQVVQSNDQLGDTGIATAVGYILGFMIYITLILYGTLVMRGVMEEKSNRIAEVIISSVKPFQLMMGKILGIGFVGLTQFIIWIVLVTLIQSVLTGYYSNDLHQLNQVSNIPGAAPQGNIPQMANIVLQAGKLPLALIASGFIFFFLGGYLLYASVFAAIGAAAGDESDQSLTFIATFPIIISFLILISVMNQPNSKLAIITSLIPFTSPVIMTARLAFEPPAWQIVASMVLLAFGFFFMVWLAAKIYRTGILMYGKKTSLKEMLKWVRY, encoded by the coding sequence ATGAATAAAATCCTTTTGATAATTCGGCGGGAATATCTTTCAAGGGTACGCAAGCGCGTGTTTATCATCACCACATTACTTGCACCTCTTATTCTTGCGTCCTTCACCATTCTGCCAGTTTACCTGGCAAGTGTGAGCATGGAAACGGAAAATATTGCAGTGCTCGATAAGTCTGAGATTTTTACGGGAAAGCTGCATGATCATGACAAAATAAAGTTTTCCTATTTAAACGAATCCAACGATTCTTTGCAGAAACATTATGAAGAAAAGGGTTATACCGGAATACTATATATCCCTGCGGAATTTAATATAGATCATCCTGCTAATGCCGAATATTATTCTCATAATCAGCTGGGCCTCCTCACAGAGGGAGCAATAGCAGACGAAATGAATGGCGTGCTTAAAAAATTACGCCTGGAAAAAGCGAATGTTCCGCCTGAGCTCCTCGAAAATATTGATAAATCAGAAGTGCAGGTAGTTCAAAGTAACGACCAGCTGGGTGATACCGGAATAGCAACAGCTGTAGGTTATATACTTGGTTTTATGATTTACATCACGCTGATTCTATATGGCACGCTGGTGATGCGCGGAGTAATGGAAGAAAAGTCAAACCGCATAGCTGAGGTCATAATTTCCTCTGTGAAACCGTTTCAGCTGATGATGGGCAAGATTCTCGGTATTGGCTTCGTTGGCTTAACACAATTTATTATCTGGATTGTACTGGTAACTCTTATTCAATCTGTTCTAACGGGCTATTACTCGAATGATCTCCATCAGTTAAACCAGGTCTCTAATATTCCGGGAGCCGCGCCCCAGGGCAATATCCCTCAAATGGCCAACATCGTTTTACAAGCCGGCAAACTGCCGCTTGCTCTGATCGCTTCGGGGTTTATTTTTTTCTTTTTAGGAGGATACCTTTTGTATGCCTCAGTTTTTGCTGCAATTGGCGCAGCAGCCGGCGATGAAAGTGATCAGTCCCTTACGTTCATTGCTACCTTTCCTATCATCATCTCCTTTCTTATTTTAATCTCAGTGATGAATCAGCCGAATAGCAAATTAGCCATTATTACTTCACTGATACCTTTTACTTCCCCTGTGATTATGACTGCACGGCTGGCCTTTGAACCACCTGCCTGGCAAATTGTAGCTTCCATGGTCTTGCTTGCGTTTGGATTTTTTTTCATGGTATGGCTTGCAGCAAAAATTTATCGAACGGGCATTTTGATGTACGGGAAGAAAACATCTTTGAAAGAAATGTTAAAGTGGGTGCGTTATTAA